Proteins from one Chitinophaga oryzae genomic window:
- a CDS encoding DinB family protein, with translation MKTFFQSLFEYNHNVNRQLWEVMNAHPDKTSEKAIRLYNHILNGHQIWNNRIARRNDSPDVWDMHSLQACRDLDQANYEHSLGIILQFDLNDTIQHPNVKGKPFNKKISEILFHIINHSTYHRGQIATEFRQSGLEPVMTDFIFHERK, from the coding sequence ATGAAAACATTCTTTCAGTCGTTGTTTGAATATAATCACAACGTTAACCGGCAACTGTGGGAGGTGATGAACGCCCATCCGGACAAGACGTCTGAAAAAGCCATCAGGCTATATAATCATATCCTGAACGGGCATCAGATCTGGAACAACCGCATAGCCAGGCGGAACGACTCCCCGGACGTGTGGGACATGCACTCCCTGCAGGCCTGCAGGGACCTTGACCAGGCGAACTATGAACATTCGCTGGGTATCATCCTTCAGTTTGACCTGAATGATACCATTCAGCACCCTAACGTCAAAGGAAAACCTTTCAATAAAAAAATTAGTGAGATACTCTTTCACATTATTAATCACTCCACCTACCACAGAGGGCAGATAGCCACCGAATTCAGGCAAAGCGGACTGGAACCTGTGATGACTGATTTTATTTTCCATGAAAGGAAGTAA
- a CDS encoding DUF6463 family protein: protein MKKAWIGKTVIGIALVHIVFGLVFFNDILWQLVREGLFNTIHEEFDRNAAFWFLYTGLVWVLLGIFIDDAEKKQLAVPRTISQGLLVLTVLAVILMPASGFWLLFIPVGGLLTRK, encoded by the coding sequence ATGAAAAAAGCCTGGATCGGAAAAACAGTGATAGGCATCGCGCTGGTCCACATCGTATTCGGACTGGTATTCTTCAACGACATTCTATGGCAATTGGTCCGTGAGGGGCTGTTCAACACCATTCACGAGGAATTTGACCGGAACGCCGCATTCTGGTTTTTGTACACCGGGCTGGTCTGGGTTTTACTGGGCATCTTTATCGATGACGCAGAGAAAAAGCAGCTGGCTGTGCCCAGAACGATCAGCCAGGGATTGCTGGTCCTCACCGTCCTTGCGGTGATTCTCATGCCCGCTTCCGGTTTCTGGTTGTTGTTTATCCCTGTTGGAGGACTGCTGACAAGGAAGTAA
- a CDS encoding T9SS type A sorting domain-containing protein produces MKRLKPAYTLALFLFISLFVCKTSRGQTRTYASSQYSEQIIGCGSCQILNPDGAVGSNHNDYSTIVINTSALGGSISQFLVFPQMQTAPVSKIVIGLGRGRGLALKLLGHISVMTYQGTATNGDFRIIDSTSISYQPDSVQATYTFLTNKKYDRVEITLDGGILSLGDSLRIYYAYNETPPPSFCGTPPANPYGYYPFELSLRDVSANPHHGVNNNIQYTDRGICQAGIADTSGVSRKFFVADRPSLPQEFTIAFWAKSITGKGNSKAAITFGHWEVVYERSEAFGKDSVTVIYTGDIPIYQRYPMAADPTSSQQRYHQYVFTYKNPIISYYKDGFLVSEAPLDITPYPVLFTGQNLTIRNAYLDDLVFYDRALTPTAIKAYWDSYNIPAMGAPVLPGAAFEKKAAGGTNTQALELFPNPTTGRINISGKPDPSGSTITLTDIFGKEVFRVTSASRTLNIPSSIPPGSYFISVYGRDGKIYRGKVILRRE; encoded by the coding sequence ATGAAACGTTTAAAACCCGCTTACACCCTGGCGCTCTTTCTGTTTATTTCCTTATTCGTTTGTAAAACATCGCGTGGTCAAACCAGGACTTACGCCAGTTCGCAGTATTCAGAGCAGATTATTGGTTGCGGCAGCTGCCAGATCCTCAATCCGGACGGCGCCGTTGGCAGTAACCATAATGATTATTCCACCATCGTCATCAATACCAGTGCGCTCGGCGGTTCTATCAGCCAGTTCCTCGTTTTCCCTCAGATGCAGACCGCGCCCGTATCAAAAATCGTTATCGGTCTTGGCCGGGGAAGAGGGCTCGCCCTGAAGCTACTGGGCCATATCTCCGTGATGACCTATCAGGGCACGGCCACTAACGGAGACTTCCGTATCATTGACAGCACCAGTATCAGCTATCAGCCCGATTCGGTACAGGCGACGTATACTTTCCTGACCAATAAAAAGTATGACCGTGTTGAAATAACATTAGACGGAGGCATCCTGTCACTGGGCGACAGTTTAAGAATATATTATGCCTACAACGAGACGCCGCCGCCTTCTTTTTGTGGCACGCCGCCTGCCAACCCTTACGGGTATTACCCGTTTGAGCTGTCACTCAGAGACGTTTCCGCCAATCCACATCACGGTGTCAATAACAATATTCAATATACAGACAGGGGAATCTGCCAGGCGGGTATAGCGGACACCTCCGGCGTATCAAGAAAGTTTTTTGTAGCAGACAGGCCCTCCCTGCCACAGGAATTTACCATCGCCTTTTGGGCAAAGAGTATAACCGGGAAAGGTAATTCAAAAGCAGCTATTACTTTCGGACATTGGGAGGTAGTGTATGAACGTTCCGAAGCATTCGGCAAAGACAGCGTCACTGTGATATATACCGGGGATATCCCGATTTATCAACGCTATCCTATGGCTGCTGACCCAACGTCCTCACAACAGCGGTATCATCAGTATGTATTTACCTACAAAAATCCTATTATATCGTATTATAAAGACGGCTTTCTTGTAAGTGAAGCCCCTCTTGACATTACGCCTTATCCCGTCCTATTTACAGGACAAAATCTCACCATACGCAATGCCTACCTGGACGATCTTGTCTTCTATGACCGCGCATTAACGCCAACAGCAATTAAAGCCTATTGGGACTCCTATAATATTCCGGCTATGGGGGCGCCTGTATTGCCCGGCGCTGCGTTTGAAAAAAAGGCAGCCGGAGGAACGAATACGCAGGCACTTGAACTGTTTCCGAACCCGACAACGGGCAGAATCAATATCAGCGGCAAACCGGACCCTTCCGGAAGTACCATCACCCTCACGGATATATTTGGCAAAGAAGTGTTCCGGGTAACATCTGCCAGCCGGACACTCAACATACCCTCGTCCATACCGCCGGGCAGCTACTTTATCAGTGTTTACGGGCGGGATGGAAAAATCTATCGCGGAAAGGTGATATTGCGCAGGGAGTGA
- a CDS encoding AraC family transcriptional regulator → MKVAYRHISTPEDASFVVKEYCQPRFTNTFHFHHGHELILIVKGAGKLYAGNKVVNFSGGEMYMFGPGLVHCFCNDNIPAGTEGEVAHAIIVQFTEDFLGKDFFDKLELRKIKELMQLSERGIKFRQPPPVLPGMFSLFQANQQMKNLIILLQLLDGLSQQNSDNVLLLTDDPRKIHYKDVDSKKLESIFKYVLENYHTHVDSKSAASLACMNEAAFCRYFKRRTSKTFSQFVNETRISHATKLLIGTDHGISEICYACGFDNLSYFNRQFKIYQGKSPREYRKALEESNASAPSFRPTDD, encoded by the coding sequence ATGAAAGTTGCCTACCGACATATATCTACCCCGGAGGATGCCAGCTTTGTTGTTAAAGAATACTGTCAGCCGCGTTTTACGAACACGTTTCATTTTCACCACGGGCATGAGCTGATCCTGATCGTAAAAGGCGCGGGTAAATTGTATGCCGGCAATAAGGTCGTCAACTTCAGCGGAGGCGAGATGTACATGTTCGGTCCCGGCCTGGTGCATTGTTTCTGTAACGACAACATCCCTGCCGGTACAGAAGGGGAAGTGGCTCACGCCATCATCGTACAGTTTACAGAAGACTTCCTGGGCAAGGATTTTTTTGACAAACTGGAATTAAGAAAAATAAAAGAACTCATGCAGTTATCTGAACGCGGCATCAAATTCAGACAACCACCGCCTGTGCTTCCCGGCATGTTTTCTCTGTTCCAGGCCAACCAGCAGATGAAAAACCTGATCATCCTGCTACAGTTGCTGGATGGGTTATCTCAACAAAACAGTGACAACGTACTGCTGCTGACAGACGATCCCAGAAAGATACATTATAAGGATGTAGATTCGAAAAAACTGGAGTCAATATTTAAATATGTGCTGGAGAACTACCATACGCATGTAGACAGTAAGTCGGCCGCCTCGCTCGCCTGTATGAATGAAGCCGCGTTCTGCCGTTACTTTAAAAGAAGGACCAGTAAAACCTTTTCGCAGTTCGTCAATGAAACGCGGATCAGTCACGCCACCAAATTATTGATCGGCACCGATCATGGTATCTCTGAAATATGTTATGCCTGTGGTTTCGATAACCTTTCCTATTTCAACAGGCAGTTTAAAATTTATCAGGGAAAGTCTCCGAGGGAATACCGTAAGGCGCTGGAAGAAAGTAACGCCAGTGCGCCCAGCTTCCGGCCTACGGATGATTGA
- a CDS encoding sugar phosphate isomerase/epimerase family protein, with protein sequence MELGIHNWMRSETIATTIRRVSALGYTRLEIAGNPEQYDTKEIAKLMKEHGLSCWGSVTLMLGERNLLAKDEAQRAKSVQYVKDVVKMVKELDGHMVSIVPGTVGKIVPDGRPEEEWKWAVEAMKEIYDYSEASGILLGIEPINRFETYFINRAEQALALAAATGPNCGVCLDTFHMNMEEADMFDAIRKAKGRLVGFHVADNNRMAPGMGHLNWEKIVATLKEVGYDDVLSVEFCSPLDRTPANPYPDSIDENPENLSPEQAKFLIDHGSSAVTEAFYTMLTSRSFNTLSKLI encoded by the coding sequence ATGGAATTAGGAATACACAACTGGATGCGCTCCGAAACAATAGCCACCACCATCCGAAGGGTGTCTGCGCTTGGCTATACCCGGCTGGAAATTGCCGGCAATCCTGAACAATACGATACCAAAGAGATCGCAAAACTCATGAAGGAACACGGTCTGTCCTGCTGGGGGTCCGTTACCCTTATGCTGGGAGAGCGCAACCTGCTGGCCAAAGACGAAGCGCAGCGGGCGAAGTCTGTACAATACGTAAAAGACGTGGTGAAAATGGTGAAGGAACTCGATGGTCATATGGTGTCCATCGTACCGGGCACTGTTGGCAAAATCGTTCCTGACGGAAGACCGGAAGAAGAGTGGAAATGGGCTGTAGAGGCCATGAAGGAAATCTACGACTACAGCGAAGCCTCCGGCATCCTGCTGGGCATAGAGCCTATCAACCGGTTCGAGACCTATTTCATCAACAGGGCTGAGCAGGCGCTGGCACTCGCGGCCGCCACAGGACCCAATTGCGGCGTATGCCTCGATACTTTCCATATGAACATGGAAGAAGCAGACATGTTCGATGCCATCCGTAAGGCGAAAGGCAGGCTGGTGGGTTTTCACGTGGCGGACAATAACCGCATGGCGCCGGGAATGGGGCATCTCAACTGGGAGAAGATCGTCGCCACCTTAAAAGAAGTGGGTTATGACGACGTACTTTCGGTGGAATTCTGTTCCCCGCTGGACCGTACGCCGGCTAATCCGTACCCGGACTCCATCGATGAAAATCCGGAAAATCTTTCTCCCGAACAGGCGAAGTTCCTCATCGACCATGGCAGTTCGGCTGTTACTGAAGCATTTTATACCATGCTGACCAGCCGGTCAT